The genomic region CTCCGCCAATGAGCAGGCGATCAACATGTATAAGAAAGTCGGCTTTCAGCATATGCATGACCTGTGTGCGTTCACTAAAGATGTTAACCAAAAGTAACTCGCCCTAGAAAATGAACGGAACATTCGGGCAAGACGGACTATATGTCAACCGAAAAAACGCAGAGGAATAAAAACCTCTGCGTTTTTCTGTGTGTTTTTATTGTCTAAAGGCTGATGCTTTATCCTGCTATTCTTTTGTTTTTCTACTTCATAACAGATCGATTCCACCGTGTTCAAAGCTTTTTTAAAAAAACGGGTGACGTCTACGACGATCATGGTCATCTCTGTCAAAGTCTCTTGGGGAGCTCTCATCATCTCTGCCGTGGCGGCGACGTTTTCTTTTGTCACTTTCATCAATGACAATGACTTCATCCGCTTTAATAATCACTTTATCAGCCCGAATCACTTGCTTTCTTCTTTCATCTGACATGCAAATCCCTCCTTCTTTAATCAATTCATAGCAGTGTATGCATTTTCAATTAAAAAAGTTAGGCATCTGCATGTAAATGACATAAGAAAATCAACTTCACATCTGAAGTGACGCTTGCCCACACCGATATAGTACATCTACATAGTGTATAGTGACACATTTGTCAAATTCATTGAAAGAGGTGAACGGAATGGGCTGCGGCAAAAAACACAAAGAAAAAGATTATGGCTATCCAAAAGCAAGAAATTGCGTTTGTGACGCCATTAAACACATTCATGTGATGCAAGAAGAAGCTGAAGATAAGTGTGCTTCTAGCTGTTACAGTAACTTACTATCACCAGACACTACTATGGGTGACACAGTACCATTTATTCTGTTTTGTAAAAAAGATTGCGGCAAGCTTTTTAAAACCTTCGGAAATATCGGTGGGCTTGTTGGACCAGAAGGGTGCTTTAAAACCGTCTTTTTCCGTGTTGAAAACGTAAAAAATGATTGCTGCGCGACGCTATCTTTGCTTCGTCCGCTAGATAAAAGAGGGAATCAGCTGGATGACTTAGACAATCCTTGCGACCGCAATTTACGTTGCCTTGAAAAAACAGACATCTGTATAGAAGTGGACTTAGACTGCTTCTGTGCAATTCAATGCTTGTCTCCTGAACTCGTCATCGGATAGTCTGTACAAATTCGTGGAAGGGGCAGCTGAGCGGCTGCCTTTCTTTCAAACAGGGGTAGACAAAGCCCAATTTAAAGAAATCGTGCAAATCCAATCACCAAATGCCCTGTCTCTTTATATTGTAATTAGTGAACAAAACGCCTTAAGCTTAAAAAAAGAAGGAGTGTATGAACATGGGATGCGAAGATCATAAAGGTGGATTCAATTGCGTAGTGGACGCAGTCTACCACATACATGAGATGCAGGAAGCTGTTGAAGACGAGTGTAACACGAGTTGTTTTAGCAACCTGCTCTCAAACACACAAAGCCGTGGTGACACAATTCCATTCATTCTTTTCTGCCGTAGCGACTGTAACGATCTGTTTAGCGCTTTCGGCAACGTAGGTAGATTATTTGACGGCTCTTGCTTCCAAAGTGTCTTTTTCCGTGTCAATTCCATTAAGGGCTCTTGTGCAACGTTACAGCTGCTTAGACCATTTGATGGACGCCGTCCGATCTCTGTAGATTCAAAGAAAGACGTCTGCGACGTCACACGCCTTGTAAAAACAGATTACTGTGTTGAAGTCGATCTAGATTGCTTCTGTGCAATTCAGTGCTTAGACCCTGATTTGCTTCGCGGCAGCGGACGCGATCACGATCACGATTGTGATTGTGACGAAAGCTCTTCTTCTTCCGACGATCACCACCATCATCATCATCGTTAAAAAGGATCGCTTTTGCGATCCTCTTTTTTTTACTATTTTAAAAACCAATAAGCTTAACGGATTGAATGGCCTCCAATGAAATGTCACTTTTTAACCCATTCATTTTTCTTAATGTCACTGTATCCCCTTCAGCATCGATGACGTGACCACGAATGGTTTCTTCTTCTGTAGTTATTTCACATAGCGGCTTAGACACTTTACGCTGCCGATTTAAAAAGGCAATTTTCTCCGGAATGCTTAGCTGCTTAAACTGAGTTCTTTTCCGTGTCCCGCTTTTCCTGTCTGTCGTTGCGTGTTCCATCCGCGAACCTTCTGGAGGTTTACTGGACGCTTCGTTCGATTGCTTTGTAGGTATCGAAGGGATAATGGGATGATGCGTTGCTTGATTCGCAGACTTTCTTTTTTGTCGGTGTTCTTGTTGGTCATTATCAACGCCAACCGCTTCTTCCTTTTTCTCAAGCTCTACACGCTCTTCTGTTTCTGACGGAGTAGCGTACTGCTGACCTCCCGGATCTTCATTTACTTTGTAAGAGGAGCTTTCCTGCATCCCTTCATCAGTCACCGGAAAATCCGGCTGGACGATATAAAGCAATGGCTTACGTTTCGTTGTCTTCATTCGTCGATTCACTCCTTCCTTGATAGTTATTGATATGCACGCATATTGGGTAATGTGCCCATAACTAGCTCGTCCTTCTCATGACTGCGCTTTCAATAGAATGAGCAGTATTGCCATTCATTAGTGATCGCAACTGCCCAATTCGTTGACAAACGCTTTTCTCACCTTTATTAAAAAACGCAAATGAAAAGACGCTCTCATCTTAGCGCG from Litoribacterium kuwaitense harbors:
- a CDS encoding CotY/CotZ family spore coat protein, whose translation is MGCGKKHKEKDYGYPKARNCVCDAIKHIHVMQEEAEDKCASSCYSNLLSPDTTMGDTVPFILFCKKDCGKLFKTFGNIGGLVGPEGCFKTVFFRVENVKNDCCATLSLLRPLDKRGNQLDDLDNPCDRNLRCLEKTDICIEVDLDCFCAIQCLSPELVIG
- a CDS encoding GNAT family N-acetyltransferase, with amino-acid sequence MLTGALQWLFTFEGIEHIRLCVNSANEQAINMYKKVGFQHMHDLCAFTKDVNQK
- a CDS encoding CotY/CotZ family spore coat protein, translated to MGCEDHKGGFNCVVDAVYHIHEMQEAVEDECNTSCFSNLLSNTQSRGDTIPFILFCRSDCNDLFSAFGNVGRLFDGSCFQSVFFRVNSIKGSCATLQLLRPFDGRRPISVDSKKDVCDVTRLVKTDYCVEVDLDCFCAIQCLDPDLLRGSGRDHDHDCDCDESSSSSDDHHHHHHR
- a CDS encoding CotO family spore coat protein gives rise to the protein MKTTKRKPLLYIVQPDFPVTDEGMQESSSYKVNEDPGGQQYATPSETEERVELEKKEEAVGVDNDQQEHRQKRKSANQATHHPIIPSIPTKQSNEASSKPPEGSRMEHATTDRKSGTRKRTQFKQLSIPEKIAFLNRQRKVSKPLCEITTEEETIRGHVIDAEGDTVTLRKMNGLKSDISLEAIQSVKLIGF